The genome window tctggaagaacagccagtgttcttaaccactgagccatctctccagctcattggGGGGCCattcattcttattcaaaccaccacaacacccCACCTTCCCTGTTGGTACAACCAGGCATGATAAAGGCTTCTCTTGTGTGGTTTGCTGGTGGCAGCTTGCATCCACCTCCATGCGGCTGCTGCCCCTGCTCCCATTCGCGCGATGGCTAACGAGTCCTCTGCTGTGCCGGCTTAACTGCTGGAAAGTGGTGGAGACATCTATGGGGCTCTTGGATCACTGAAGAAGTTCCGCCAGTGAGCAGTAGATGCCCACACCAAAGTGACCCCAGATTCTCCTGGCACCCATCCCACTGTGTGCGCCAAGTCTTCCCTGCAGCAGTCACTAGCTTGCATAAGGAGTCCGGTTGCCATGCAACTGAAGACGCAGCTCAACAGTGGAAGAGCGGTCatagctggggagatggttcagtgagtgaaGTGTTAGGGCCCGAGTTTAAGTCCCCAGGACACACATAAAAGCTAGGGAtgccgggcatggtggcgcacacacaatcgtagcactcaggaggcagaggcaggtggatttctgtgagtctgaagtcAGCCTGCTCTCATAGCCAAGTTCCCAGGcagctgggctacacagtgagatcccacCTCAGCAAACAGGTGATggcaggaggatcaaagttcgaagtcatcctcagatacacaATACAGAGCCCGAGGTCAGGCTGGGTTACATGAGAGCCGGTTAACAGCGACAgcaacacagcacagcacactaCGGGGCGTCCAGGGTTAACAAGTACTGGCAGACGCCCCGCCCTTCAGGAGCACCAAGCACATACTGAGCATGCGCTCCTGGCCGACGGAAGCCGGGAAGGAAGGGGGCGGGCCGTGGCTGGCGGGCGCGGGGAaaatggcggcggcggcggcggcggcagcggcggcgaaCGGGAGCGGAGGCAGCAGCGGCATGGAGGTGGATGCAGCAGGTAACGGGGTGCGCGGAGCGACTTTTGGAGCCTCCCTTGCGGAGTACCTTGAGTACTTCTTAAACCTGGGAGAAGCAACATCTCTCTGAGGATAAGTTGCGGGCAGGCTTGGACGGCCCCGGGTCTGCCGGTCCTTTACTCCCGTGTCTAGGAGAGAATGTGTGGGCCCGAGCTTTCACCCGCTATGTTTTCCTTTCACCTTTAACAGTCCCCAGCGTGATGGCCTCCGGAGTAACTGGGAGTGTTTCGGTCGCTCTCCATCCCCTTGTCATCCTCAACATCTCAGACCACTGGATCCGCATGCGCTCCCAGGAGGGGCGGCCTATGCAGGGTGAGTGTTGTGTGTAAAGCTCAAACCCTCCTCTTGGAGACCTCCTCTTGGAGACCTCCTCCAGTCACTTTTCCCCTGCCTCCTAATCATTGATCCACACTGACCTCAAAGCCTGGGGTTATTAGGAAAGGTTTTGGCTGCCCGGACCTCACCTATTTTCCGTGTGCTTCTCCCCTCTCAGTGATTGGGGCTTTGATCGGGAAGCAGGAGGGGCGAAATATCGAAGTGATGAACTCCTTTGAGCTGCTGTCCCACACCGTGGAAGAGAAGATTATCATTGACAAGGAATATTATTACACCAAGGAGGAGCAGTGTGAGAGGGGAATGGAAGTGGGTGGGAAAGAGAAGTGGgaagattttttgttgttgttgttgtttggtttggttttgagataaaagggttggggatgtaggacagtgggtagagtgcttgcccccTAACATGCAGGAAGCCCAGAGTTCAGCCCTCAAGAACCATATAaaccaggaggtggaggcagaaggatcagaagtaaAAGGTTATCTTCAGCAAGTAAAGGATGAGAGATGGCCAGAATGGAAAGgtgtagttatttatttatttatttatttacttatggtttttcaagacagggtttctctgtatagctttgggagctgtcctggagctcactctgtagcccaggctggccttgaactcacagagatccgcctggctctgcctcctgagtgctgggattaaaggcgtgtgccaccacttcccagcatgTAGTTATTCTAAACGGAGCCAAAAtttgaggagggagggaagagctggcgaggaaaaagaaaaaaaaaaaaaagaagtacacTAGGTCCATCAAACTAAGGAAGAGCGGTTTAAAGAAATATTGTTTACTGTGGCCCCTTCTCCAGTTAAACAGGTGTTCAAGGAGCTGGAGTTTCTGGGTTGGTATACCACAGGGGGGCCGCCTGACCCCTCCGACATCCACGTCCATAAGCAGGTATACAGGCTCAAATGTGTACATGTTGGGGAAGAAAGCAGAAGATGAGGGAAGAAAAATTGACTTTTTTCTGggctctgtctttccttccagGTGTGCGAGATCATTGAGAGTCCCCTCTTTCTGAAGTTGAACCCCATGACCAAGCACACAGATGTGAGTATTGCTGGGTCCCCTTTGTCCTGATCATCTACCACTGCCTGTGTTTTATCCTCATGCTCTGCTCTAATTTACTCTGTGACATCATCTGTATTAGAGAATGCATGAGTTGAATCTCCATGCTGCCATTTCCCCATCAGGTGTATGCCATCATCTCTGAAGTGGCATTTTCATATGTAATATGGGTAAAACCTACCCAGTAGGTTTTTGGGGAAATTAGAGAGAAAATGTGAGCCCAGCGTGGTGACACGCTTGTaattaatcttagcactcaagagGTTGAGCTAGGAAGAtggtgagatcaaggccagcctggcacgTGTGTGTAAGTTCAAGTACGTTTGCCCTTAGTCAGTTGCTGTCTCCCATCTGTTTTACAGCTTCCTGTCAGCGTTTTTGAGTCTGTCATCGATATAATCAATGGAGAGGTAATACCTACCCAGCACCCTTCAAATCCTGCTTTTAGTCTGTTTCCTGCATGccaggcacatgtgtgcagtCAAAGGACAACCCTGGATGTCGGTCCCAGTTTTCTACCGTGTTTGAGATATGATCTCGTTTGCCAGGCTGGTTGGCCCGTGAGCTTCTGGGAACTCTGTCTCCACTTTTCttgctgtaggagtgctgggattacagacacatgctaccATACATATCTAGTTTAGTGTGGGTGCAGCGAGTGCTCGCTACCTGCTAAcccatctgtccagccctgttTCCCAATTCTGACTCTCCCTGGGTGGGAACCCCTTTACTCTGCAGGCCACAATGCTGTTTGCTGAGCTCACTTACACGTTGGCCACTGAGGAAGCTGAACGTATCGGTGTAGACCACGTGGCCCGGATGACCGCAACAGGCAGCGGGGAGAATTCCACTGGTAAGGGAGGTGAACTCTTTGGCAGTGCGGGTGGTTGTGGTCACGTACCTTCTTTCATTCGCCCTGTTCCCCTGCAGTGGCTGAACACCTGATAGCTCAACACAGTGCCATCAAGATGCTGCACAGCCGTGTGAAGCTCATTTTAGAATATGTCAAGGCCTCTGAAGCAGGTAGGACAGGTTCCTCTCCGTCACTTTTaactgtttccctccctcctggaGAAGTGACAGCATCCACATCAGTGCAGCCTCATTTTACCCATAGGAGAGGTTCCTTTCAACCATGAGATCCTGCGGGAGGCCTATGCCCTATGCCACTGTCTTCCGGTTCTCAGCACAGACAAGTTCAAGACAGACTTTTATGATGTGAGTGTTAATACCCTTGATGGGAGGTGGGGCTCACACCATTACTCTTGCAGGCAGGAGGTGAAATTCACTTGTCCTTGGCCCTAATGTGagggatccctgggaactggttctttctgttccctcccaGCAATGCAATGACGTGGGGCTCATGGCCTACCTCGGCACCATCACCAAAACGTGCAACACAATGAACCAGTTTGTGAACAAGTTCAACGTCCTCTACGACCGACAAGGCATCGGCAGGCGAATGAGGGGACTGTTTTTCTGATGAAGGTTCTGGAAGGGATGATGTACAGGGCTCAGACATTGTTCCTTGGGACTGGGCACTACATTCCCTTTAGAGAAACTGTCACAATAAAAGAGCAGCCCTAGCAGCCCTCCCAGTGGCTCTGTCCTACCAGGCACCGCATTGGTTTCTCCACTCGGAATCGAGGCAGCCTTGCTCAGAGGCACAGTCCATTCATCAGCACCTCTCAGCCACCTACCCACCTTTAATGATTGAGGTGACCCCTTGTCTGGATAGGCAGAATGTGGTAGGACCGCCTGCTTGCTGCCAGTTCTGTGGTGTCAGTTTACATAGGCCAGTCCGCAGAAATGACAAACGACTGCTTTCCAAGTAGAAAGGGGAGGGTACCAAGCCTGCCTTTATAATCACGGATAACTCAAATCCTTGGTCCCGTGGACACTGAGAAGTACCAAGGGAGTGATTTCTTCACGTCTCAGCCTCCAACACTTCAACCACTTAAGTCAGCATTCTTGTGCCAGGTGCTACTTTTGAGGTCATTCCTCATCTCCCATTTCACCACCCTCTGAGGGAGGTGGGGATTCAAAAAAGATGGCTGGGAACATCTCAGGAAGTGAGTGGGTTTGAGGCACTGTACCTCCCAGCTTGATCAGCTCAGTACTTTAGACtaaaggagagagagcaagaaccCTACAGGCTCCATTCAGTCCTTGGCACACCCTAGTTACTTAGGCAAGACAAACTTGCATTGGAATAGTGGTGTTAGCCCATTCCCCAATGCTAACTTAACAGAAGCCAGGCCCAAACAGGAAGTATTCAAAACACTTTATtaacaacagaataaaaaagtGCAGCGTGGGAAAATGGGATCTTCACCTCTGGGGCATCCAGGGCATTCTCTAGAGTGGGCAGCAGGGCCTTAAAAAGCTGGCTATCAGACAAAGGTGAGCCTCAAAGTTGGCCATCAGACAAAAGTGATCCGTGTCCGAGAAGTATTGACCTGCCAGACATTTAGCTCCTCATATTCATCCAGAGCTGCCTGGAATTGGGCTGGTGTGAAACCACGTGATATGCAGCGCTGCTCAGCCTCAGAAAACCGGACACTCCGTCCCCCTGAGACCAATTCACGGACTGTGGCAAATATCACATCTGCTGGCCTCTGGGTCCTGAAACGCATGGATGGAAAATGTCAGGAGGCAGGGCTAAGCAAACAGAATAGCAATCAACATTAAAATTCTCAGGTTAAACTTGTATGTTTATGAGTGTAGAAGCTACAAGTCAAGTGGCCCAACTTCATTCTTAAGATACTCACCTAGCTGTTTGTCCCCTTTCACCTAGAAGGGAGTCCTTTGACATCTCCATCAGCCTTATGGCTTCATTTACATCTTCCTTTTCCACGATGTCTACCATCCGGAGGCGAGCCtaggggggaaggcagggagaagatggggataggagggaggaagaggacgAAGTAAAATCTTTGCtcaaggctgggcaagccatgttTGCCTACTCATAGAACCAAAGTGGGGACTCTTCCCTGCCCCCCACATCTGCAGTGTTGGGCCGGCACTGTCAGACCGAGACAAGTGCAATGCCCAGGGCAGCTTCCAGCAATTGCCCAAGTCTCCGCCTCTCAACACTGGCCAGTCCCGGTGGGTGTCCATCTGTCCTGTGAGGGAGACCAGACCCTTCTGAACTCCACTAGGTTCCCCATCATGACAAATGGAGCCTGGGGAGCTCAGCTAGGGCCACTGTCAGAGAGGCTGTGTCCTGGGGGCTCGGGAAGTGCTAGCTCAGCAGTAGGTCAGGTAATTCCACTACCTGCACGAACAGCACTTTGGAGCCCCCCGGACTAAGGTCCAAGAGAAGGACAATGGAGATTTCTAAGACCATGTACCTAGGACACGTCTGCCCTCTTGGATTTAAGTAGCAAGCAGCCTTTCCCTCCACGGCTGGTGTGCGTGCCCTGCTGGAGCAGCAAGTACCCACAGTGCGGTAGCACAGGAGGACCACTATCTGCACTGTCAGCACTTTAGCCCcagcagggctggagggagggagggagggaggaggcagcctGAGGGCCACCATTAAAGTGAGGTGGCAGGCAAGGGTCAGCCTTCCAGCTGACAGGGACACAGCACTCACCAGAGCAGTAGAAAGTCG of Onychomys torridus chromosome 22, mOncTor1.1, whole genome shotgun sequence contains these proteins:
- the Cops6 gene encoding COP9 signalosome complex subunit 6, encoding MAAAAAAAAAANGSGGSSGMEVDAAVPSVMASGVTGSVSVALHPLVILNISDHWIRMRSQEGRPMQVIGALIGKQEGRNIEVMNSFELLSHTVEEKIIIDKEYYYTKEEQFKQVFKELEFLGWYTTGGPPDPSDIHVHKQVCEIIESPLFLKLNPMTKHTDLPVSVFESVIDIINGEATMLFAELTYTLATEEAERIGVDHVARMTATGSGENSTVAEHLIAQHSAIKMLHSRVKLILEYVKASEAGEVPFNHEILREAYALCHCLPVLSTDKFKTDFYDQCNDVGLMAYLGTITKTCNTMNQFVNKFNVLYDRQGIGRRMRGLFF